The following coding sequences lie in one Mesorhizobium sp. NZP2298 genomic window:
- a CDS encoding GcvT family protein: MTKTIPTKAIPTKARAVIIGGGVSGCSVAYHLAKLGWTDIVLLERKQLTSGTTWHAAGLIGQLRGSQNMTRLAKYSADLYVKLEAETEVGTGMRQVGSITVALTEERKHEIYRQASLARAFDVDVREISPNEVKEMYPHLNVSDVVGAVHLPLDGQCDPANIAMALAKGARQRGATIAENVKVTKVHTKAGRVTGVSWAQGEDQGTIEADIVVNCAGMWARELGRQNGITIPLHACEHFYLVTEPIPGLSRLPVLRVPDECAYYKEDAGKMMLGAFEPVAKPWGMDGIREDFCFDQLPEDMDHFEPILEMGVNRMPMLATAGIHTFFNGPESFTPDDRYYLGEAPELRGYWMATGYNSIGIVSSGGAGMALAQWINDGEAPFDLWEVDIRRAQPFQKNRRYLKERVSETLGLLYADHFPYRQMATSRNVRRSPLHEHLKARGAVFGEVAGWERANWFAREGQEREYRYSWKRQNWFDNQRDEHLAIRNKVGLFDMTSFGKIRVEGRDACAFLQKLCANDMDVAPGKIVYTQMLNQRGGIESDLTVSRLSETAYFLVVPGATLQRDLAWLRKHLADEFVVITDVTAAESVLCLMGPDARKLIQKVSPNDFSNENNPFGTFQEIEIGMGLARAHRVTYVGELGWELYVSTDQAAHVFEAINEVGADVGLKLCGLHTLDSCRIEKAFRHFGHDITDEDNVLEAGLGFAVKTAKGEFIGRDAVLKKKEAGLNRRLVQFRLKDPQPLLFHNEAILRDGKIVGPITSGNYGHHLGGAIGLGYVPCPGESEADVLASTYEIEIAGERFAAEASLKPMYDPKAERVKM; this comes from the coding sequence ATCGGCGGTGGCGTTTCCGGCTGTTCGGTCGCCTATCACCTGGCCAAGCTCGGCTGGACCGACATCGTGCTTCTGGAGCGCAAGCAGCTGACCTCGGGCACGACATGGCACGCCGCCGGCCTGATCGGCCAGTTGCGCGGTTCGCAGAACATGACGCGGCTGGCGAAATATTCGGCCGACCTCTACGTCAAGCTGGAAGCCGAGACTGAAGTCGGCACCGGCATGCGCCAGGTCGGCTCGATCACCGTGGCGCTGACCGAGGAGCGCAAGCACGAGATCTACCGGCAGGCGTCTCTCGCCCGTGCCTTCGATGTCGATGTGCGCGAGATTTCCCCCAACGAGGTCAAAGAGATGTACCCGCATCTCAACGTGTCCGACGTCGTCGGCGCCGTGCACCTGCCGCTCGACGGCCAGTGCGACCCCGCCAACATCGCCATGGCGCTGGCCAAGGGCGCGCGCCAGCGCGGCGCCACCATCGCCGAGAATGTGAAGGTCACCAAGGTCCACACCAAGGCCGGCCGCGTCACTGGCGTGTCGTGGGCGCAAGGTGAGGACCAAGGCACCATCGAGGCTGACATCGTCGTCAACTGCGCTGGCATGTGGGCCCGAGAACTCGGGCGTCAGAACGGCATCACCATCCCGCTGCACGCCTGTGAGCATTTCTATCTCGTCACCGAGCCGATCCCAGGCCTCTCCCGCCTGCCGGTGCTGCGCGTCCCCGATGAGTGCGCTTACTACAAGGAAGATGCCGGCAAGATGATGCTCGGCGCCTTCGAGCCGGTGGCCAAGCCATGGGGCATGGACGGCATCCGCGAGGATTTCTGCTTCGACCAGTTGCCCGAGGACATGGACCATTTCGAGCCGATCCTCGAAATGGGCGTCAACCGCATGCCGATGCTGGCGACCGCCGGCATCCACACCTTCTTCAACGGCCCCGAGAGTTTTACCCCGGACGACCGCTATTATCTCGGCGAGGCGCCGGAACTGCGGGGCTACTGGATGGCGACCGGCTACAATTCGATCGGCATCGTCTCTTCCGGCGGCGCCGGCATGGCGCTGGCGCAGTGGATCAACGATGGCGAAGCGCCCTTCGACCTGTGGGAAGTCGACATCCGCCGCGCCCAGCCCTTCCAGAAGAACCGCCGCTACCTCAAGGAGCGCGTCTCAGAAACACTCGGCCTGCTCTATGCCGACCATTTCCCCTACCGGCAGATGGCGACATCGCGAAATGTCAGGCGCTCGCCCCTGCATGAGCATCTGAAAGCGCGGGGTGCCGTGTTCGGCGAAGTCGCCGGCTGGGAGCGCGCCAACTGGTTCGCCCGCGAAGGCCAGGAGCGCGAATACCGCTATTCCTGGAAGCGGCAGAACTGGTTCGACAACCAGCGCGACGAGCATCTGGCGATCCGCAACAAGGTCGGGCTGTTCGACATGACCTCGTTCGGCAAGATCCGTGTCGAGGGCCGCGATGCCTGTGCCTTCCTGCAAAAACTGTGCGCCAACGACATGGACGTGGCGCCGGGCAAGATCGTCTACACGCAAATGCTCAACCAGCGCGGCGGCATAGAGAGCGATCTCACCGTGTCCAGGCTCTCGGAAACGGCCTATTTCCTCGTCGTGCCGGGTGCCACGCTGCAGCGCGATCTGGCCTGGTTGCGCAAACACCTGGCCGACGAGTTCGTCGTCATCACGGATGTGACCGCTGCAGAAAGCGTGCTCTGCCTGATGGGCCCGGATGCGCGAAAGCTGATCCAGAAAGTCAGCCCCAACGATTTCTCCAACGAGAACAATCCGTTCGGCACGTTCCAGGAGATCGAGATCGGCATGGGCCTCGCCCGCGCCCACCGCGTCACCTATGTCGGCGAACTCGGCTGGGAACTCTATGTCTCGACCGACCAGGCGGCCCATGTCTTCGAGGCAATCAACGAGGTCGGCGCCGATGTCGGCCTGAAGCTCTGCGGCCTGCATACGCTGGATTCCTGCCGCATCGAAAAAGCCTTCCGGCATTTCGGCCACGACATCACCGACGAGGACAATGTGCTGGAAGCAGGTCTCGGTTTCGCGGTGAAGACGGCCAAGGGCGAGTTCATCGGCCGCGATGCCGTCCTGAAGAAGAAGGAGGCCGGATTGAACCGCCGGCTCGTGCAGTTCCGCCTGAAGGACCCGCAACCCCTGCTCTTCCACAACGAAGCGATCCTGCGCGACGGCAAGATCGTCGGCCCAATCACGTCAGGCAATTACGGCCATCATCTCGGTGGCGCCATCGGGCTGGGCTATGTGCCCTGCCCAGGCGAAAGCGAGGCGGATGTGCTGGCTTCGACCTACGAGATCGAGATCGCCGGCGAGCGGTTTGCGGCCGAAGCGTCGCTGAAGCCGATGTATGACCCGAAGGCGGAACGGGTGAAGATGTGA
- a CDS encoding NAD(P)H-dependent oxidoreductase, translating to MRVLVVYCHPVPESFCAAVRDTALDVLKARGWEVRLLDLYAEKFDPVMGCDERRTYNDQAPRDPALKPHFELLAWAEAILFVYPTWWYGLPAMLKGWLDRVWATDVAFKLPAGKGRITSLMRHVTKVGVITTCGAPTWWSVVVGQPGRKTLLRGMRALCATRCKTFFLAHYLMDASTPATRSAFLAKVRAKLERF from the coding sequence ATGCGGGTCCTCGTGGTCTACTGCCATCCGGTGCCGGAGAGTTTTTGCGCAGCGGTCCGCGACACCGCTCTCGATGTGCTGAAGGCAAGAGGCTGGGAGGTGCGGCTGCTCGATCTCTATGCCGAGAAATTCGATCCGGTGATGGGTTGTGACGAGCGGCGCACCTACAATGACCAGGCGCCGCGCGATCCCGCGCTGAAGCCGCATTTCGAACTGCTCGCCTGGGCTGAAGCGATCCTGTTCGTCTATCCGACCTGGTGGTACGGGTTACCGGCGATGCTGAAGGGCTGGCTTGACCGGGTGTGGGCGACCGATGTCGCCTTCAAGCTGCCGGCGGGCAAGGGGCGGATCACATCGCTGATGAGGCATGTCACCAAGGTCGGCGTCATCACCACCTGCGGCGCGCCGACCTGGTGGAGCGTCGTCGTTGGACAGCCCGGACGCAAGACCTTGCTGCGCGGCATGCGGGCACTGTGCGCGACGCGCTGCAAGACGTTTTTCCTGGCGCATTATTTGATGGATGCCTCGACGCCGGCAACGAGATCGGCGTTTCTAGCAAAGGTGCGGGCGAAGCTGGAGCGGTTTTAG